The DNA region tcttgtaatactcttagttcaccagcagatggcgcATGTGCTAGTTGTAAACCCAGACAGTAAAGcgtatgtgaagttgttaatctgtctaaagagctCATTTCTTCCATTTATGTTCGTTGAACTCGAATATTTCTGCCAAATTACTTACTCTAATAATTAAAAGGAATATATTATGTTAgaaatgagtgtttgttttctatttaatctttgtgctggatgtgaacattgttattcatgtcatgtttgtgaccctgtataaaccagctctctcagaacactccgttttagtgtgtgtgtctctttaaatgtaatgatgaaATCGTTTAGTGTGATAGCACTAAACGATAGCAGCTTTAGCAGAATTAGGACGCTTATGATCCGACGAGGCTTAAATTTCTAGCGCCATCCTTCTTCAGTTTAGAACTGAagttagttagtttttatccttattttttggacgccctggcagaattggccacctcctgtttttcattcttctccaggattctgttgctctttattaccacgTGTGAAAGCAAAACGCCTttgtagaatttttttttttttttttgcttggacaaaattgtaccccctaaatttgcctccctatctttactgccttggctcttgcagatttctgagaaactcttctatttctctgcacattatgCTTCGGTATTTATTCTCCTCTAGGATTCTGATGCTGTTCTCACGGTTGAAGGATTTTTCtggtattgctgctgccttcatgtgatactgtatcgacctgtgggagtcatttagattaaagtataaatgatttgcatatttgttgtatagcatctgtttgtctgaaggttctgcaggttcatttttgagcagtttctgaaatatctgctcagctttggccttgctgtgatgtgactttgcatagatagttgcgaggtctgtttcctttttgagtgaagagtgagggtaaagagagagcagctcctcgtggagagcgattgctctgtccatcatgctttgttctgggGAACTACAGCTTTTATAAACgatcctccatctgtagcagaACGCAAGTAATTTCTTCAGATAAcgcacatctggatgttctttcagaactttctctgccaaatcaacagcctcatcaactgatatgtattttatgtaaaggtttagtaaggcccacatgccactgccactgcagcacagagtgctcacatttccagccaactcacggacttcatctcgaatgttttctccttcatcagcacgttgGTCAAGGTAGAGTGCAGCGAGGCacaagttctctggatcccgttccttggcttgtctcattttctccaagaggtcagggtccagcattgggtcactgaagttttgggcgttctttaaccatatgacatagctggtgttccagtccaccatgtccggctgcatcctggcagctttctcgtagtaatcaacaaccagcttcttatcctctccgaagaacatcagggtccaggccttttcagcgcagatctctggatggaggtcgtcctgtgatggagatgggtatttttccatcagggcatcaacctttgacaggtaagcctgactctctgcttgatctcccaggtggtggtgcagccaggccaggttcccgtagttcaccactaaccaagCACCCTCATCTGCCTTTCTCAGCTTGTTGAGTGCCTCCGTAGCCTTCTGAAACAAACTgttagcctcttcatttaaccccagtttatactgaatgaacccccacaggttgtaaTTGTGGCCCAGCTTTctatttccctcctctgtgctgaagtcct from Labrus bergylta chromosome 6, fLabBer1.1, whole genome shotgun sequence includes:
- the LOC136179456 gene encoding interferon-induced protein with tetratricopeptide repeats 1B-like, whose product is MISLLVLVRRLLKRLPEGRRVNSLAAQSQTTLESLQCHFTWDLVHSRPKLLRLTHKMEDFSTEEGNRKLGHNYNLWGFIQYKLGLNEEANSLFQKATEALNKLRKADEGAWLVVNYGNLAWLHHHLGDQAESQAYLSKVDALMEKYPSPSQDDLHPEICAEKAWTLMFFGEDKKLVVDYYEKAARMQPDMVDWNTSYVIWLKNAQNFSDPMLDPDLLEKMRQAKERDPENLCLAALYLDQRADEGENIRDEVRELAGNVSTLCCSGSGMWALLNLYIKYISVDEAVDLAEKVLKEHPDIRNSLLLRAKGIQGSMEP